A genomic segment from Labrus bergylta chromosome 3, fLabBer1.1, whole genome shotgun sequence encodes:
- the nod2 gene encoding nucleotide-binding oligomerization domain-containing protein 2 has product MCAQELVLKQRTQILHALCSSGSAEYLERVLDILLAQGELMWEDYQNIQVTGRELYTKARQLLDLVYTKGVDTCKLFLATLKQVLPEEQGLGLSFSGCLFKLIEKDEHKSISAQTLLTGRPVLVSKLQGCIDDALKALVTSGHFTSADCNEVQLPVYTPTQQARRLLDHVRSKGESAVNVLLQYIQQKQELGLPLDQEKNSPPKEFVRYQKKLSSSLSSQSCFLSTYGGTSHMPLDDIYTEGQLELAHSVDFHGPLGLEDIVGMVGTTNEEADTVLVSGEAGSGKSTLLQRLHLLWARGVALQDFLLLFPFSCRGLNSEHRELSVQELLFQHCCWPDREQEEIFQFIQDHPHLILFTFDGLDELKQSFSDEHRLCCPTQRAPIHILLFNLIQGSLMKGVRKLVTSRPEVVGPVLKKYLRKEVLLKGFSPSGINCFVRKHHNDPTVSAKVLASLQTNTALLGLCHSPVLCWIVSQCHKELLGCGDGSPQTITDVYLMILQHFLQHQSSTTIGFGWLKEHQETVRHLGQLAFEGIGATCYIFSGADLETCGVTEKDICLGFLTQSKGMSSAHSKHYEFLHVTLQCFFAALYIVLSNNINRSVIQKLFELKDMREIGKRSVCFTACLPSSEKQELVLEGETTAAETPNLHITATFVSGLLSRRHQSLWIPCCQSSVLEKKSRQVRRCLSKGMQKHFKSIPQPVEGEKKSMHAMPGFVWLVKCIYEMQESRIAQDAMSKLDVDHLKLTYCNIGPVECTALAYVLQHLRNPVGLQLDNNSVGDVGVEQLLPCLHICNSLYLRNNNISDEGIRKLIAKGIQCENFRKIALFNNKLTDACTQHFSHLLKTKQDFLSLRLGNNNITAQGAKQLAEGLKVNHSLQFLGLWGNKIGDTGAEALAKALESSKTLVWLSLVGNGVGSVGACALANIIKNSTSLEELWLTENCITRAGVECLIEALEHNTRVKSIWLRNNDLSLEEVEEMTRLEPRLTF; this is encoded by the exons ATGTGTGCTCAGGAGCTTGTGCTGAAACAACGGACACAGATACTGCATGCACTGTGCAGCAGCGGGTCAGCTGAATATCTGGAACGGGTTCTGGACATTCTTTTGGCCCAAGGAGAGCTTATGTGGGAGGACTATCAGAACATACAGGTAACAGGGAGGGAGCTGTACACCAAAGCCAGGCAGTTGCTTGACCTGGTTTATACAAAGGGTGTGGATACCTGCAAGCTCTTCCTTGCCACACTCAAACAGGTCCTACCTGAAGAGCAGGGACTGGGCCTTTCATTTTCGGGATGCTTATTCAAATTAATTGAAAAAGATGAACACAAGAGCATTTCTGCTCAAACTCTTCTGACTGGAAGACCAGTCCTGGTCAGCAAGCTCCAAGGCTGCATTGATGACGCTCTAAAGGCTCTTGTTACATCAGGGCACTTCACCTCAGCAGACTGCAATGAAGTTCAGCTTCCTGTATACACCCCCACTCAACAG GCAAGGCGTTTGCTTGACCATGTTAGATCAAAAGGAGAATCAGCTGTGAATGTTCTGCTCCAGTACATTCAGCAAAAACAGGAATTAGGATTGCCTCTGGACCAGGAGAAAAACTCTCCTCCTAAAG AATTTGTTAGATATCAGAAGAAGCTCAGCAGCTCTTTGTCATCACAGTCCTGCTTTCTCAGTACTTATGGAGGGACCAGCCATATGCCTCTGGATGACATCTACACAGAAGGCCAGCTGGAATTAGCTCACAGTGTTGATTTCCATGGACCTTTGGGCCTGGAGGACATTGTTGGAATGGTGGGTACAACGAACGAGGAGGCTGACACGGTGCTTGTGTCTGGAGAGGCAGGTAGTGGGAAGAGCACCTTACTCCAGAGGCTGCACTTGCTTTGGGCTCGGGGGGTAGCCCTCCAGgactttcttcttctatttccATTCAGCTGCCGTGGTTTAAATTCTGAGCATAGAGAACTTTCTGTCCAAGAATTGTTGTTTCAGCATTGTTGTTGGCCAGACcgggagcaggaggagatttTCCAGTTCATTCAGGATCATCCACATCTTATCCTTTTTACTTTTGATGGCCTGGATGAGCTCAAGCAAAGCTTTTCCGATGAGCACAGGCTCTGCTGCCCCACCCAGCGTGCACCTATTCATATATTATTATTCAACTTAATCCAGGGTTCCCTAATGAAGGGAGTAAGGAAACTGGTAACCAGTCGCCCAGAGGTGGTGGGCCCAGTGTTGAAGAAATATCTCCGCAAAGAGGTCCTCCTGAAAGGTTTTTCACCAAGTGGGATTAACTGTTTTGTGAGGAAGCATCACAATGATCCGACTGTTTCAGCCAAGGTTTTGGCATCCCTACAGACAAACACTGCTTTACTTGGACTGTGTCATAGTCCAGTCCTCTGCTGGATTGTCTCACAGTGCCACAAAGAGCTGCTAGGCTGTGGAGATGGAAGCCCACAAACAATCACAGATGTCTACCTCATGATATTACAACACTTCCTTCAGCATCAAAGCTCCACGACCATCGGATTTGGTTGGCTTAAGGAACACCAAGAAACAGTCCGTCATTTAGGCCAACTTGCCTTTGAGGGGATTGGAGCCACCTGTTACATCTTCTCAGGTGCAGATTTGGAGACATGTGGTGTAACTGAGAAGGATATCTGCTTGGGCTTTCTCACACAAAGTAAAGGGATGTCATCTGCCCACAGTAAACACTATGAATTCCTTCATGTGACTCTGCAGTGTTTCTTTGCAGCACTTTAcattgttttgtcaaataacaTAAACCGTTCAGTTATCCAAAAGCTTTTTGAGTTGAAGGACATGAGGGAGATAGGCAAGCGCAGCGTATGCTTTACAGCCTGTTTGCCGTCCTCTGAGAAACAAGAGCTGGTTTTAGAGGGAGAAACTACTGCAGCTGAAACACCAAATTTGCATATCACAGCCACCTTTGTGTCAGGACTGCTGTCCAGGCGCCATCAAAGCCTGTGGATCCCCTGCTGCCAAAGTTCTGTATTGGAGAAGAagagcagacaggtgaggagatgCCTGTCCAAAGGTATGCAGAAACACTTTAAGTCCATCCCTCAACCTGtagaaggagagaagaagagcatgCACGCAATGCCAGGCTTCGTCTGGCTTGTCAAATGCATTTATGAAATGCAGGAGAGTAGGATTGCTCAAGATGCCATGAGTAAGCTGGATGTGGATCACTTGAAGCTAACCTACTGTAACATTGGTCCAGTAGAGTGTACTGCACTTGCCTATGTTCTCCAGCATTTAAGGAACCCTGTAGGCCTTCAGCTGGACAACAACTCTGTGGGCGATGTTGGAGTGGAGCAGCTTCTTCCCTGCTTGCACATTTGTAATTCCCTGTA CCTCAGGAATAATAACATCTCAGATGAGGGGATCCGCAAACTAATTGCTAAAGGTATCCAGTGTGAAAACTTCCGGAAGATTGC GCTCTTCAACAATAAGCTAACTGACGCTTGCACCCAGCACTTTTCTCATCTTCTTAAGACCAAGCAGGATTTCCTTTCCCTGAG GCTAGGAAACAATAATATAACAGCACAAGGAGCGAAACAGCTGGCAGAGGGACTAAAAGTCAATCATTCACTGCAGTTTTTAGG GCTTTGGGGCAACAAGATAGGAGATACAGGAGCGGAGGCTCTTGCCAAAGCCCTAGAGAGCAGCAAAACTCTGGTGTGGCTGAG CCTGGTTGGAAATGGTGTAGGCAGTGTGGGAGCGTGTGCACTTGCCAACATTATAAAAAACAGTACATCACTAGAAGAGCTTTG GTTGACAGAGAACTGCATAACCCGAGCAGGAGTGGAATGTCTGATTGAAGCCCTTGAACATAACACTCGTGTTAAATCGATATG GTTGAGAAACAATGACCTCAGTTTGGAGGAAGTTGAGGAGATGACACGACTTGAACCAAGACTTAccttctga